In Vogesella indigofera, the sequence CACCAGCCGTCGTCCAGCCGCAGCATCACGTGGCCGCCCCACTGGTCCTGGGTGACGAAGCGGTCCGGCACGTCGTCGTCACCGGCGATCAGCATCACCTCCAGCCGGCAACAACAAGCACGGCAGCTGTCGCAACTGATCTGCTGCGCCATCAGTAGCCGCGCTCGCGCAGCACCAGTCCCTGCGCCGCGTCCCCCGCCGCCAGCCGCTCAAGGTTGGCCGCAATCTGGCGCACGGCTTCCTCGCGCAGGGTGATGGCGGCGATGTGCGGCGTCACCGTCACCGCCGGGTGTTGCCACAGGCGATGACCGTGCGGCAGCGGCTCGCTGGCAAACACGTCCAGCTGCGCACAGCGCAGATGGCCGGCATCCAGCAGTGCCAGTAGCGCCTCCTCGTCCAGCAGGTCGCCACGGCCGGCGTTGATCAGCATCGCGCCTGGCGGCAGTGCGGCCAACCTTTGCGCATCCAGCAGACCCTGCGTCTGCGGCGTCGACGGCAACACGCAGGCCAGCACTTCGCTGCCGGCCAAGAGTTCGTCCAGTCCCTCGTCACCGAACAGGCAGTCCACGCCCGGCACCTGGCGCGGCGAGCGGCTCCAGCCGCTGACCCGGTAACCGTCGGCGGCCAGCGCCTGTGCCACCGCGCTGCCGATCTCGCCCAGCCCCAGCACGCCGACGCGCACTTGCGCCGGCAGTTTCGGCGCCAGCATCTTCCACACCCCCGCCGCCTGCTGGCGGCGATAGACATCCATGTGCCGCTGATAGGACAGCACGCCGAAGCGGATGTATTCGCTCATTTGCTGTGCCATGCCGCCATCGAGCAGGCGGTAGATCGACAGCACCGGCGACAGGTCGTCACGCGCCAGCAGCTTGTCGACGCCGGCACCGAGCGCAAACACCGCCTGCAGATTCGGCAGGCCGGCAAACAGCGCCGGCGGCGGCCCCCAGGTAATCACGTAGCGCACCGCCTCCGGCTGTGTCATCTCCTCCAGGCTGATGAAGCAATGCTGCGGCAGCGCGGTGCGGAACAGGTCGAGGTAGGCGGCAACTTCCTTGCTGCTGGGGGTGTGGATCAGGATCATGGCGGGCCTGGCGATAAGGTGAGGCTGACATCTTACTGCCAATGCCGCACCGGCCGGCAAGGCATTGTCGCCAGTGCGCAGCACGCCAGCTACGGCAGACCGATGCGGTACGGCACGGATCGCGTTCGGAATTCCGGTCTGCCGGTATGGCCCCAAAAACGGATTTCCGTCCCGCGTGCCGATTGCGCGGAATTAACGCCATAAAAATCATGCACTTGATAAAGCGGCCTCTCGCGGCCTATCTGGCGCGCTTATTGCGATGAAACAGGCGGGCCAACACCCGGTAACCGGCCGTCAGAGCCGGCACCGGCATCACCGCCCAGCCGCCATGCGGCCCCCGTAACCCGATGCGTACGCGCCCGGGTACGAAACCACCAAAGGAGAATACGAGACATGAAAACCAGCCAACATTTCGCCCGCCTCACCACCGTCCTGCTGTGCTCCGCCCTGTTTTCGGTTGCCCACGCCGAAGACACCGCCGCCAAGCTGCCTAACGTGGTGATCCTGGCGACCGGCGGCACCATTGCCGGTACCGGCGCCACCAGCACCACCACCATCGGCTACTCCGCGGCCAAGCTCGGCGTGGACAAGATGATCGAAGGCGTGCCGGAACTGAAAAAGGCGGCCAACGTGCGCGGCGAGCAGGTCGCCCAGATCGCCAGCGAAAGCATGACCAACGAGGTATGGCTGAAACTGGCCAAGCGCGTCAACGAACTGCTGGCACAGAAAGACGTCGATGGCGTGGTCATTACCCACGGCACCGACACCATTGAAGAAACCGCCTACTTCCTCGACCTGACCGTGAAAAGCAAGAAACCGGTAGTCGTGGTTGGCGCGATGCGCCCGTCCACTGCCATCAGTGCCGACGGCCCGATCAACCTGTACAACGCCGTGCTGCTGGCCGGCAGCAAGGACGCTGCCGGCAAGGGGGTACTGGTGGCACTGAACGACCAGATCAACGCCGGTCGCGATGTCAGCAAGGTCAACACCTCCACCACCGACACCTTCAAGTCGCCGGATCTGGGCTTCCTCGGCTTCATGCAGGACAACAAGCCGCACTTCTACCGCCAGCCGGTACGCAAGCACACCGCCGACACCGAATTTGATGTCAGCAAGCTGGAGGCTCTGCCGCAAGTCGACATCGTGTACGGCTATGCCAACATGAACCGCGTGGCGCTGGATGCCAACGTGGCCGCCGGAGCCAAGGGCATCGTGCAGGCCGGCGTCGGTGACGGCAGCATGGCGGCACAAATGCTGCCGGCCTTCCGCGAAGCGCGCCAGAAAGGCGTGATCGTGGTACGCAGCTCGCGCGTCGGCGCCGGTATCGTGGCCCGCAACGGTGAAGTGAACGACGACAAGGAAGACTTTGTGGTCTCCGACACCCTGAATGCGCAGAAAGCCCGCATCCTGCTGATGCTGTCGCTGACCAAAACCAGCGACACCAAGAAAATCCAGCAGATGTTTTACACCTACTGAGCGGCACGCCGCGACAGCCGGAACAGCAGCCTGCGGGCTGCTGTTTTTTTGCGGCTATCGACGCTGATCCGGTGGTGCCTACACGCGCACACGGTTCAGGCCACGGGCGACGCGGCGACCGCCGGCAGCGGCTTTTTCAGATACAGCCGCTGGTGCCCCGGCGGGCAGTCGTCCAGCACGCCCAGCAGTTGGTAGCCCAGCTTGTGATAGAAGTCCGGCGCCTGAAAGCTGTAGGTGTACAGGAACACGCCGACGCAGCCACGACGGCGCGCCTCGTCTTCCACCTGCGCCATCAACTGCGCGCCCAAGCCGGCGCCGCGCTGCGCCTCGGCCAGCCACAGGTAGTCCACGTACAGCCAGCCCATGCCGGAGTGGCCGAACAGGCCGCCGACCACCGCGCCGCCCTCGTCCCGCGCGTACAGCTCGAAGTCCTGATAGGCATAGTCGCCGATCTGCCCGACGTTGAAGGCCTTGAGGCCCAGCTGGACGACTTCGCGCGCCTGCGGATCGGCGCCAAGGCTGAACTGGAAACGGTGCTGCGACATGGCCGGACTCCCGGAGTGATGAAGCAGCCAGTCTAGCGACAATCCGCCACCGGGTGCGAGGCTGGCGCCCGCTTCCGTACAACCATGTCCCGCCCGCGCAGCCCGGCCTGGCCGCCGCCGGTCACGGCTTGCGGCCAACCTTCGTTTATTGATCTGGACAACTGGTGTTAGCCGGCCAGGTTTACGTGCCGCAGAAGGTGCGGTAGCCGGCCACCAGCTCCGGCGCCGCCGGCAGCGCATAGCGTTCCAGCCCGTCGCGCTCGGTGTAGGGATCTGCCAATACGTCCAGCAGCCGCAGCGTCAGGCTCATGTCGCCGTGCTCGCTGGCGGCGGCCAGCGCCTCTTCCACCAGATGATTGCGCGCGATGTACAGCGGGTTGAGTGCGCGCATGGCGGCGGCGCGTGTGGCAGCCGGCTGCGGCTCGGCGGCGAGGCGTTGCTGCCAGCGCACGAGCCACGGCCGCAGCGCGGCCGGATCGGCAAACTGGGCCGCCAGTCTTGCGCCGTCGCCGTCCACCGCGTCGGCGAGGTAGCGCCAGGCGAGGGTGAAGTCCGCCTGCTGCGCCTGCAGCAGCGCCAGCCAGTCGTCGGCCAGCTGCTGGTCGTCGTCCTGTGCCGTGAGCAGGCCAAGCTTGTGCCGCGCCTGCGCCAGCCACTGTTCGCGGTAATGGTCGACAAAGCGGTGGATGACGTCGGTGGCCTGCGCCACTGCCTGTTGCTGCGACTCGGCGTCCAGCAGCGGCAGCAGCGTTTCCGCCAGCCGCGCCAGGTTCCACTGCGCGATGGCCGGCTGGTTCCCGTAGGCGTAGCGGCCGCGCTCGTCGATGGAGCTGAACACGGTGGCCGGGTCATAGGCATCCATGAACGCGCACGGGCCGTAGTCGATGGTTTCGCCGCTGATGGTCATGTTGTCGGTGTTCATCACGCCGTGGATGAAACCGGCGTGCATCCACTGCGCGATCAGCCGCGCCTGGCGCCGGCACACCGCGTCGAGGAAGGCAAGATAAGGGTTGGCCGCATCCAGCAGCGCCGGATCGTGGCGGCGGATGGCGTAGTCGGCCAGCTGCCGCAGCGCGTCCTCGTCCTCGCCGTTGGCGAAGTACTCGAAGGTGCCGACGCGCAGGTGGCTGGCGGCGACGCGGGTCAGCACCGCGCCGGGCAATGGCCGCTCGCGGGACACGTTCTCGCCGGTGGCCACCACCGCCAGTGCGCGGGTGGTAGGGATGGCCAACGCCTGCATCGCCTCGCCGATGATCAGCTCGCGCAGCATCGGCCCCACCGCCGCCTTGCCGTCACCGCGACGCGAGAACGGGGTGCGGCCACTGCCCTTGAAGGCGAGGTCGCGACGCTGGCCGCGGGAATCGATGACTTCGCCCAGCAGCAGCGCGCGGCCGTCGCCCAGCGTCGGCGAATAACCGCCGAACTGGTGGCCGGCGTAGGCCTGCGCGATCGGCTGCGCGCCGTCCGGCAGCTGTGCGCCGGAGAACTGCGCGGCCAGCGTTTCCGCCGCCACGTCGGCGCTATCCAGCCCCAGGTCCTGTGCCAGCGCGGCGTTCCAGTACAGCAGCTGCGGCTGCGGCGGGGTGGCCGGTTGCCATGGCACCGCGTGTTGCGGCAGGTCGCGGGCGTAGCTGTTATCGAAGGCGATGAGGGGCATGATCTGGCTTTCCGGCTATAAGAACCTGTTTACGATCTCGCGAGCTCACGCGAGACAAGGCAAAAACGGCTGAGGAAGCGGTATTTATCCGGAGATAAACCAGCATGCCGAGGCGTTTTTAACACCGTATCGCCCCATTGATATCAGTGGCAGCAGATCGTAAACAGGTTCTAAGGTTGATGGGGGTTCGACCGTGCCACGGCGACAAGGTGCGCCGCGCGCGGCAGCAAAAAGCCGCCCCGGAGGGCGGCTGTGGTAATGAGGCTTAACGGCTGCGGCCAACCTTGCTGCCCGGTTTGCTGCCACCACCGCCACGGCCGGTGTTGGGCTTGGCGGCGGCGGGCTTGCCGGCCGGTGCGCGGGCGGCGGCCGGTGCGCGGGCGGCGGCCGGTTTGGCGCTGGCGGTGAAGGTCTTGCCGCTACTGCGCGGGCTGCCGGCCGGGGCGCGCTGGCCTTGCGGCTTGCCGCGGCTCAGCGGCTGCTGGCCGAAGCGGTGGCGCGCGGCGGCGGCCTTGTCGCCCGGCGGCGTCGGCGGGATCAGGCACTGTTTGCTGTGGCCGATCAGGTCGCCGCGCCCCATGTCGATCAGCGCCTCGTAGATGATCTGCCAGTTGTCCGGGTGGTGGTAGCGCAGCAGTGCCTTGTGCAGCTTGCGACGGTAACCGTCGCGCACCACGTCCACCTTTTCCGAGCTGCGCGACAGGCGCTTCAGCGGGTTGCGGCGGGTGTGCCACATGGTGGTGGCCATCGCCATCGGCGTCGGGGTGAAGGTCTGCACCTGGTCGAGGCGGAAGTTGTTCTTCTTCAGCCACAGCGCCAGGTTGACCATGTCTTCGTCGCTGGTGCCGGGGTGGGCGGCGATGAAGTACGGGATCAGGTACTGCTCCTTACCGGCCTGGCGGCTGAAGCGCTCGAACAGTTCCTTGAACTTGTCGTAGGCGCCCATGCCCGGCTTCATCATCTTCGACAACGGGCCTTCTTCGGTGTGCTCCGGCGCGATCTTCAGGTAGCCGCCGACGTGGTGCTGCACCAGCTCCTTGATGTACTCCGGCGATTTCACCGCCAGGTCGTAGCGCAGGCCGGACTGGATGT encodes:
- a CDS encoding GNAT family N-acetyltransferase yields the protein MSQHRFQFSLGADPQAREVVQLGLKAFNVGQIGDYAYQDFELYARDEGGAVVGGLFGHSGMGWLYVDYLWLAEAQRGAGLGAQLMAQVEDEARRRGCVGVFLYTYSFQAPDFYHKLGYQLLGVLDDCPPGHQRLYLKKPLPAVAASPVA
- a CDS encoding protein adenylyltransferase SelO is translated as MPLIAFDNSYARDLPQHAVPWQPATPPQPQLLYWNAALAQDLGLDSADVAAETLAAQFSGAQLPDGAQPIAQAYAGHQFGGYSPTLGDGRALLLGEVIDSRGQRRDLAFKGSGRTPFSRRGDGKAAVGPMLRELIIGEAMQALAIPTTRALAVVATGENVSRERPLPGAVLTRVAASHLRVGTFEYFANGEDEDALRQLADYAIRRHDPALLDAANPYLAFLDAVCRRQARLIAQWMHAGFIHGVMNTDNMTISGETIDYGPCAFMDAYDPATVFSSIDERGRYAYGNQPAIAQWNLARLAETLLPLLDAESQQQAVAQATDVIHRFVDHYREQWLAQARHKLGLLTAQDDDQQLADDWLALLQAQQADFTLAWRYLADAVDGDGARLAAQFADPAALRPWLVRWQQRLAAEPQPAATRAAAMRALNPLYIARNHLVEEALAAASEHGDMSLTLRLLDVLADPYTERDGLERYALPAAPELVAGYRTFCGT
- a CDS encoding YkgJ family cysteine cluster protein, translating into MAQQISCDSCRACCCRLEVMLIAGDDDVPDRFVTQDQWGGHVMLRLDDGWCAALDRRTMLCTIYAVRPWICADYQEGEPDCLEQRKLIPLFPAR
- a CDS encoding type II asparaginase; amino-acid sequence: MKTSQHFARLTTVLLCSALFSVAHAEDTAAKLPNVVILATGGTIAGTGATSTTTIGYSAAKLGVDKMIEGVPELKKAANVRGEQVAQIASESMTNEVWLKLAKRVNELLAQKDVDGVVITHGTDTIEETAYFLDLTVKSKKPVVVVGAMRPSTAISADGPINLYNAVLLAGSKDAAGKGVLVALNDQINAGRDVSKVNTSTTDTFKSPDLGFLGFMQDNKPHFYRQPVRKHTADTEFDVSKLEALPQVDIVYGYANMNRVALDANVAAGAKGIVQAGVGDGSMAAQMLPAFREARQKGVIVVRSSRVGAGIVARNGEVNDDKEDFVVSDTLNAQKARILLMLSLTKTSDTKKIQQMFYTY
- a CDS encoding 2-hydroxyacid dehydrogenase; translation: MILIHTPSSKEVAAYLDLFRTALPQHCFISLEEMTQPEAVRYVITWGPPPALFAGLPNLQAVFALGAGVDKLLARDDLSPVLSIYRLLDGGMAQQMSEYIRFGVLSYQRHMDVYRRQQAAGVWKMLAPKLPAQVRVGVLGLGEIGSAVAQALAADGYRVSGWSRSPRQVPGVDCLFGDEGLDELLAGSEVLACVLPSTPQTQGLLDAQRLAALPPGAMLINAGRGDLLDEEALLALLDAGHLRCAQLDVFASEPLPHGHRLWQHPAVTVTPHIAAITLREEAVRQIAANLERLAAGDAAQGLVLRERGY